The genomic stretch ATCTGACGGGTTTATCCCTGGAGGGGAATAACCTGGATATGAATGCGCTGGAGGTGTTGTCCGGTTTGCATAACATGCAGGTATTGGAACTGGATAAATGCCAATTGGACAATGCCGATGTAGCCAGACTGTCCAGTTTGACAAAACTGTATCATCTGGTGTTGAGTGACAATCAAATGACTGACATCAGTGCCTTGTCCGGTCTGACAGGCTTGGTCGTCTTGAAGTTGGATAAGAATGCTATTAGCGACCTGACGCCTTTATCTGGCATGTATCGTTTAAGTAATTTGAGCCTGAGTAGCAACAGGATTGCGGAGAAGCAAGCTAGCAATTTGACTATTCTGTCGGGTAAAACCACCCTGAGCTATCTCGAAATAGATGATAACGCTCTGTCAAATGCCAGTGCATTGGTTTCCTTGGCCAATGTGAAGACCTTGGCACTCAGAAATAACCGTTTATTGACGGCTGATGCCCTGAAATCCATGAGCCAATCGTTGGCCTTGTATGTCGCCGGTAACTGTTTATCCGGCACTGCCTTGTCGGGGTGGCCCACCAACATTACGCTTGATACGGCTGGTGCGCAGCGGTCGGCGGTCAATGGGGTTTGCCCGGCCTATACGCCTTAACTGGACGAGGGTGGAGAGCTTGTGTAATCTGGCTGCTCCACCTTCCAGTCAGGATATAAGCACTTGTTAACCTACCTGCTGCGGCGTCTGTTGTTGATGATCCCCACTTTGTTGGGGATTACTATTGTCGTGTTCACTGTCATGGCACTGGCTCCCGGTGGCTTGACGGCGCAATCGTTGGTCGGTGGCGCGAACATGAAACCCGCCGAAAAGCAGGCGCTGACGGCTTATTACAACAAGCGTTATGGCCTCGATCAACCCGCGCCACTCCAATATTTACGCTGGCTCAACAACGTTTCCCCCGTCGGCCTTACGCAGGATGACGCAGGTAAATACACCGGCTTTTCCTTCACCAAGGGCATGGATTTGGGCGATAGCCTGATGTATGGGCGGCCTGTCAGCGAAATCCTTGCCGAACGCATTCCCATCACTTTATTACTTAATCTGGTCACGTTGCCACTGATTTACGTGATTGCGATTGTGGTCGGTGTGAAGGCGGCGACGGATCGGGGGGGGCGTTTCGATACGATTTCGAGTGTGTCGATGCTGGCGCTGTGGTCGATTCCTACCATGTTGGCGGGGGTGTTGCTGCTGGGTTTCTTTGCCAATACCCAGTATTGGCAATGGTTTCCGACGGCGGGGATTAGCAGCCGCGAGGCGCAGGATATGCCCTTCCTGCCACATATGCTGGCGGGGGCATGGGTTCCCGGCTACTTGCTTGACCGGGTGTGGCATTTGGTATTGCCGGTGATTTGCCTGTCTTACGCTGGGTTTGCGGGCTTGGCGAAGTTGACGCGTACTTCGGTGCTGGAAAACCTGCAAGCCGATTATGCGCGTACTGCCCGTGCCAAAGGCTTGGCGGAAGAGGATGTGTTGTGGAAACACGTGTTCCGTAACAGCTTGTTGCCACTGATTACCGTGTCTGCTGGATTGCTACCCAGCTTGTTGGCAGGTTCACTCATTGTGGAAAACATTTTCAGTATTAATGGCATGGGGCAATTGGCAGTGGAGGCGGTGAAAGGCCGTGACCGTGAGCTAGTGCTGTCGATTACCTGGATCAGCGGTTTTTTGACCCTGATTGGTTATCTGATTGCGGATTTCTGTTACACGCTGGTAGACCCAAGGGTGACGTATGACTGATATGACGGCACACACAGTCAGCCGCGAAACGTTTTTCCGGCGTGTCTGGCGAGCCATTTGGCCGCGTATTGGGGTGAAACTTGGCTTCGCGTGGGTGGGGCTGCTGGTCTTCATGGGAGTGTTCGCGCCGTTTTTAGCCAATTCGATGCCATTACTGATGAGTAAGGGCGGGCACATTTCTGCGCCTGTGTTGGAATACCTGACGGTCGAAGATGTGTTCGTATTGGCGGTGTTTGCCTTGGTTGTGGTGCTGGCATGGCTGCGCTTGAGTGGGGGTAAACGGGTGTTGCTGTTTCTGGCAGGAACGCTCGTTGCTGCCGTCTTGGCGAATCTGCTGGTGAAGCCACCGGCGGTGAAAATTTACGATGATTTTCGTGCTCCAGCGTATACCGAGGCGGATTGGCGCATGATGCCACCCGTGCCGTATGCGCCGACCGATTACCTGCGTGATTACCCGGAACACGGGCTGGAGCAGCCGCTCAAGGCTACGGATGGGCGCTTTCACCTGATGGGTACGGAGGAAAATGGTGCGGATGTGTTTAGCCGCATGATTCATGCTTCGCGTATTGCGCTGAGCATTGGGTTGATTGCGACCAGTATTTCCATGGTGATCGGCGTAGTGCTGGGCGGGCTGATGGGGTATTTTTCCGGCGTGGTGGATATGATCGGGATGCGCTTAGTGGAAATTTTCGAGGCGATCCCGACGCTGTTTTTGCTGCTGACCTTCGTGGCGTTTTTCGGGCGCAGTTTGTACATGATGATGATCATTATCGGTGTCACCAGTTGGTCGGGGTATGCGCGGTATATTCGGGCGGAATTCCTCAAGTTGCGTAAGCAGGAGTTTGTGCAGGCGGCGGTAGCCAGTGGCTTGCCGTTGTCGTCGATTTTGTTCCGTCACATGCTGCCGAATGGGGTTGCGCCTTTGCTGGTGGCGGCGAGTTTCGGGGTGGCTTCGGCGATTTTGGCGGAAGCGACGCTGAGTTTCCTCGGCCTCGGTCTGGTGGGTGAGCCGTCGTGGGGGCAAATGCTGGATCAGGCGGTGAAATCGTCCACTTTCAACTGGTGGATGGCGGCATTCCCCGGCGGTGCGATTTTCTTCACGGTGTTTGCCTATAACCTGATCGGCGAAGCCTTCCGGGATGCGATTGACCCGAAGTTGTCACGCAATGCGGGGGTAGGCTCATGAGTCAGCCATTGCTGGAAGTCAGGAACCTGCGCACTTACTTGAACAGTGGCGGGCGTACCGTGAAAGCGGTCGATGATGTCAGTTTCAGTATTCCCAAGGGTGAAACCTTTTGTCTGGTGGGCGAATCGGGCAGTGGCAAGTCGATTTCGGCGCTATCCGTGATCCGCTTGTTGCCGCAGGGCATTGCCTCGCATCCGGGCGGTGAAATCCTGTTTAACGGGCAAGATATACTCAAACTGCCGGAAGATGCATTGCGCGGCATTCGTGGTTCGCAAATAGCGATGATCTTTCAGGAGCCGATGACCTCGCTGAATCCGGTATTTTCGGTGGGGGAACAGATTACCGAAGCCCTGCAATTGCACCACCCGACCATGAGCGATGAAGAGGCGCTGGAACGGGCATTATTGGCGTTGGAACAGGTGCAAATCCCCAAGGCGCGGGAACGTTTCCACGATTACCCGCACCAGTTATCGGGTGGGCAACGGCAGCGGGTAATGATTGCGATGGCGCTGGCTTGTGAGCCGGAATTGCTGATTGCTGACGAGCCAACCACGGCGCTGGATGTGACGGTACAGGCTGAAATCCTGCGTTTGCTGCGTCAATTGCAGGACGATACTGGCATGAGCACGCTGTTCATTACCCACGATTTTGGGGTAGTGGCGCAAATGGCGCAACAGGTTGGGGTGATGCAGCAGGGTAAGCTGGTGGAGGTGGGCAGTACCACGCAGGTGTTGCGGCATCCGCAACATGCTTATACGCAGCAATTGCTGGCGGCAGTGCCGGAGAATTTGGTGAGAGAGAGGAAAATCCCCCCCAGCCCCCCTTTTGCAAAGGGGGGAAAAGAGAGTCTCCTTTCTATTCGTAATCTCAACGTTTGGTTTCCCATCAAAAAAGGTCTGCTCCGCCGCACGGTCGATCATGTGAGGGCGGTGGATGATGTGTCGCTGGATATTCCGAAAGGCCAGATCGTGGCATTGGTGGGGGAGTCCGGTTGTGGCAAGACCACGTTGGGGCGAGCTATTTTGCAACTGGAAAAGCCAACGTCTGGCAGTATTCAGTTACACGGGCAGGAGCTGACCGGCTTATCGGCGCGGGAATTGCGCCCATTGCGTCCGAAAATGCAGATTGCTTTTCAGGACCCGCAATCGTCGCTTAACCCGCGTTTGCTGGTGGAAACCACTCTGACCGAGCCGCTCAAGGCACACGGTATTGGCGTAAATCAGGAAGAGCGCATCGAACGTGCTGCGCAGATTCTGGACGATATGCAGCTTCCACGGGATGCGCTGTGGCGTTACCCGCACGAATTTTCCGGTGGGCAACGCCAGCGTATCGGTTTGGCACGCGCTTTGGTGTTAAACCCCGAATTCATCGTTTGCGATGAAATCACCAGTGCGCTAGATGTGTCGGTACAGGCCGAAATCTTGCAATTACTGCTGAAAATTCGTGACGAACACAACCTGACGCTATTATTTATCACGCACAATATCGGGGTGGTGGAATACCTCAGCGACCAAACGATGGTGATGTACAAAGGCAAAATCGTGGAACGAGGGGCTACCGCTGAGGTATGCGGTAATCCGCAAGAAGATTACACGCAGAAGTTGCTGTCAGCCGTGCCACGTTTGCTCATTTGATCAGGAATTAATCCTTCTTCCAGAATTTTTTACCGCAATCCTGACACCAGAATTTGTGCTGGCGGGTGAGCAGTTTTTCATACCAGGTTCGTCGTACTGCCATTACATAGGCGCTGCGGCAGGCAGGACAGCCCATGCGGCTTTTTTTCAGCCAATCGAACTGATGGACGCTGGAAAATGGACGCGGCGGCGACGTTACGACCAACGCTTTGGATGTACTTAACATAGCAAAAGCCCTTGACACTCGGGAAACCAATAATCTAATACAAGCCAGTGCAAAAATCAATCTACTTGATACTGGGGTATTTGCTTTATAATTAATCAGTTAAAGGTCAATTGATGGCATCGTCGCTTTGCCAGAGGTAGCGCCCCACCGCTAGCCATGAGCCAATGACCCCCAGAAGACTGCTGGCGAACAGGATTTTCAGGGTCATGAGCACATCAATACCGCTGAGTATGAAAGTGCTGCCATAAAGGCTGGCGAGTTTGGTGACCGGCGCAATCAGGAATAACAGCGCGATATGCACGATCACCAGGCTCAATACTCCCCCAAATAACCCCAGCCAGATGCCGTTATAAATGAAGGGGCGGCGGATGTAGGCATTGGTTGCCCCAATCAATTGGGTGACGCGGATTTCTTCCTTACGGTTTTCGATGTCGAGGCGGATGGTATTGCCGACCACCAGCAGCACCGTCATCCCCAGCAAGATAGAAACGACCAGCACGATGCGTTCCGCAATCCGCAGGATACCGCGTAGGCGTTGTACCCATTCCACGTCGATTTGTACGTCATCGACTTCGGGGTAGGTTCTGAGTTTTTTGGTGAGGCCATCCGCATCCATATCCAGATTACCGAGCAGGCTAAGGCGTGGGGTGAGGATCAACACATGGGGCAGGGGGTTTTCATCCAGCGTTTCCAGTGTTTGCGCAAAGCCGGTAATTTTGCGGAAATCAGCCAGCGCTTCCTCGCGGGTCACGACGCGCACATTGTCTATTTCGGGCAATTCGGAGAGCAATTCCGCGCGGTCTTTGGCCTGCTGTTCGGAAACAGATTGTTTCAGGAACAGGGTGACAGTGGGGACTTCACGCTTGTCAGCCGTCAAGGTCTGCATATTTTTTAGCAGCAAGTGCAAGCTGGTGGGCAGGGAGAGCGCAATCGCAATCGCCGCCAAGGTGATCCAAGTCGACACCGGGTTGAACCACAGGCGTTCCATGCTGAACTTGATGGCACCAGACTGTTGGTTCCACCAAGCGTTAAAAGGGGTGGCATAAAAGGATGCGTTGCGCTTGGGAGCCGCTTTTTTGTTTGCAGGGTTCGCCATTAGTCTACCTTTTGGAGCACGATGGTGCGTTTTTTCATGCGTTCTACCAGGGCGTGGTCGTGGCTGGCAATCATGACCGTGGCACCGAGTTCGTTGAATTGTGCGAAGGTAAACATGATGTCTTGTGCCAGTTCTGGGTCAAGGTTGCCGGTGGGTTCGTCCGCCAGAATAATGGTGGGTTTATTGACCATCGCCCGTGCAATGCCCACCCGCTGTTTTTCCCCGGCGGACAGCATCAGCGGGAAGGTGCTTTCGCGGCCTGTCAGCCCGACCTTATCCAGCGCGGCTTGTACGCGGCGGCGGGTTTCGCTTTGCCCCATTCCGGCGATGCGCAAGGGCAGGGCGATATTGTCGAATACCGTGCGGTCATACAGCAGGTGCGGGTCCTGAAAGATGAAGCCAATGCGGCGGCGGTAATTGGGGATTTGGCTTCTGCCCAGCTTGCTCAGGGAACGCCCACCAATCAAAACATCGCCTTTGGTGGGGCGTTCCAGCATGGCTACCAGTTTCAGCAAGGTGCTTTTACCAGCGCCGGAATGCCCGGTGATGAACACCATTTCACCAGCTTCCAGCGTCAGGTTGATATTGTAAAGGGCTAGTTG from Thiothrix litoralis encodes the following:
- the ftsE gene encoding cell division ATP-binding protein FtsE, producing MIEFKQVSKKYPTGQLALYNINLTLEAGEMVFITGHSGAGKSTLLKLVAMLERPTKGDVLIGGRSLSKLGRSQIPNYRRRIGFIFQDPHLLYDRTVFDNIALPLRIAGMGQSETRRRVQAALDKVGLTGRESTFPLMLSAGEKQRVGIARAMVNKPTIILADEPTGNLDPELAQDIMFTFAQFNELGATVMIASHDHALVERMKKRTIVLQKVD
- a CDS encoding ABC transporter ATP-binding protein; translated protein: MSQPLLEVRNLRTYLNSGGRTVKAVDDVSFSIPKGETFCLVGESGSGKSISALSVIRLLPQGIASHPGGEILFNGQDILKLPEDALRGIRGSQIAMIFQEPMTSLNPVFSVGEQITEALQLHHPTMSDEEALERALLALEQVQIPKARERFHDYPHQLSGGQRQRVMIAMALACEPELLIADEPTTALDVTVQAEILRLLRQLQDDTGMSTLFITHDFGVVAQMAQQVGVMQQGKLVEVGSTTQVLRHPQHAYTQQLLAAVPENLVRERKIPPSPPFAKGGKESLLSIRNLNVWFPIKKGLLRRTVDHVRAVDDVSLDIPKGQIVALVGESGCGKTTLGRAILQLEKPTSGSIQLHGQELTGLSARELRPLRPKMQIAFQDPQSSLNPRLLVETTLTEPLKAHGIGVNQEERIERAAQILDDMQLPRDALWRYPHEFSGGQRQRIGLARALVLNPEFIVCDEITSALDVSVQAEILQLLLKIRDEHNLTLLFITHNIGVVEYLSDQTMVMYKGKIVERGATAEVCGNPQEDYTQKLLSAVPRLLI
- a CDS encoding ABC transporter permease, whose protein sequence is MLTYLLRRLLLMIPTLLGITIVVFTVMALAPGGLTAQSLVGGANMKPAEKQALTAYYNKRYGLDQPAPLQYLRWLNNVSPVGLTQDDAGKYTGFSFTKGMDLGDSLMYGRPVSEILAERIPITLLLNLVTLPLIYVIAIVVGVKAATDRGGRFDTISSVSMLALWSIPTMLAGVLLLGFFANTQYWQWFPTAGISSREAQDMPFLPHMLAGAWVPGYLLDRVWHLVLPVICLSYAGFAGLAKLTRTSVLENLQADYARTARAKGLAEEDVLWKHVFRNSLLPLITVSAGLLPSLLAGSLIVENIFSINGMGQLAVEAVKGRDRELVLSITWISGFLTLIGYLIADFCYTLVDPRVTYD
- a CDS encoding ABC transporter permease — translated: MTAHTVSRETFFRRVWRAIWPRIGVKLGFAWVGLLVFMGVFAPFLANSMPLLMSKGGHISAPVLEYLTVEDVFVLAVFALVVVLAWLRLSGGKRVLLFLAGTLVAAVLANLLVKPPAVKIYDDFRAPAYTEADWRMMPPVPYAPTDYLRDYPEHGLEQPLKATDGRFHLMGTEENGADVFSRMIHASRIALSIGLIATSISMVIGVVLGGLMGYFSGVVDMIGMRLVEIFEAIPTLFLLLTFVAFFGRSLYMMMIIIGVTSWSGYARYIRAEFLKLRKQEFVQAAVASGLPLSSILFRHMLPNGVAPLLVAASFGVASAILAEATLSFLGLGLVGEPSWGQMLDQAVKSSTFNWWMAAFPGGAIFFTVFAYNLIGEAFRDAIDPKLSRNAGVGS
- the ftsX gene encoding permease-like cell division protein FtsX; the protein is MANPANKKAAPKRNASFYATPFNAWWNQQSGAIKFSMERLWFNPVSTWITLAAIAIALSLPTSLHLLLKNMQTLTADKREVPTVTLFLKQSVSEQQAKDRAELLSELPEIDNVRVVTREEALADFRKITGFAQTLETLDENPLPHVLILTPRLSLLGNLDMDADGLTKKLRTYPEVDDVQIDVEWVQRLRGILRIAERIVLVVSILLGMTVLLVVGNTIRLDIENRKEEIRVTQLIGATNAYIRRPFIYNGIWLGLFGGVLSLVIVHIALLFLIAPVTKLASLYGSTFILSGIDVLMTLKILFASSLLGVIGSWLAVGRYLWQSDDAIN